One genomic window of Neisseria sp. oral taxon 014 str. F0314 includes the following:
- a CDS encoding peptidylprolyl isomerase — MAIAKNSAVSLHYEMFDTDNQLLDKTEEPIVYLHGGYDGIFPLVEEALHGKEVGDTVDVVLSPDDAFGEHDPELVRVEDVSVFPVEVEAGMMFEADDPATGDVIIYRVTDVADGKAVVDGNHPLAGMKIRFKATVDSIRDATDEEIAHGHIHGPHGHHH; from the coding sequence ATGGCTATTGCTAAAAATTCTGCGGTATCGCTTCACTATGAAATGTTTGATACCGACAATCAGTTGCTGGATAAAACGGAAGAACCGATTGTGTACCTGCACGGCGGTTACGACGGCATTTTCCCTTTGGTGGAAGAGGCGTTGCACGGTAAAGAGGTAGGCGATACGGTGGATGTGGTGTTGTCGCCGGACGATGCTTTCGGCGAACATGATCCGGAGCTGGTGCGTGTCGAGGATGTCAGCGTTTTTCCGGTTGAAGTGGAGGCGGGGATGATGTTCGAGGCGGACGACCCTGCAACCGGCGACGTGATTATTTACCGTGTTACCGATGTGGCCGACGGCAAGGCGGTGGTGGACGGCAATCATCCGTTGGCCGGTATGAAGATACGTTTCAAAGCGACGGTGGACAGCATCCGCGACGCGACCGACGAGGAAATCGCCCACGGCCATATCCACGGTCCGCACGGCCATCATCATTAA
- the glgB gene encoding 1,4-alpha-glucan branching protein GlgB, with amino-acid sequence MNDNVLTERAAGLGIDAGFYDINGMYHVTKPEVMEAIVHTLQQNHVSDGLFSDGLYDDTVALHEFRQERVSVPAGFLDAQAVMVRTEGGETLPARLCEENGSAWVLLPELPCGYHNLSVYGDGKSYQVMLIVAPDTVYRPAGLSDGLRMNGLTVQLYGLRSQRNWGIGDFTDLAQLMEYAGGRGLEFVGINPLHALFTSQPAFASPYSPSSRSRLNPVYLDVEQVGAFSYSEKARKWLNRSALKKRLAALRLTDTVAYASVWELKRDALQIAFDAFEQDGSAQAQLDRAAFQDFVAREGSDLYGFGLFEALDQYYGKTDAVGWTVWPEEFRDPYSKAVQNFAKSHGREIHFYMWLQWLCAEQLAKVNEAAERNGVKLGIYGDLAVGAARSGADTWLDRGSYCMDMSVGAPPDPMGPTGQNWGLPPLNPQALKRAGYRKFVEILRKNMHLYGVLRIDHVMALCRLWWVVGDKTADFGAYVHYDAPVMFAILALESHRNRCVVIGEDLGTVPDEARHLLNHYKVFSYKVMYFSKNQDGFELPEHYPVQSVTVISTHDVAPLAGYWTGRDLEIMHRLGTLPDDAAFQTASEQRKRDKADLFAKLKQTGCLPQQAEMPSEMTEELLDAVHRYGALSSSRLYAVQLENLLGVTENLNVPGVAEGYPNWACRLPVALEDFPNHRLMAGQLAMIDEVRMKTNSKIKAAKAYHELDQAERDTIDSLFSATHGDPFAYLGRHRLAEGGEVVRTLIPGAFSVDIVNRETGELIGPSEKIDDRGFFVAVLPDSSPDYALSIRYNEDAEAVREEDPYRFGTALQDMDLWLLAEGRHLRPYEALGAHFAELDGVKGVSFAVWAPNAQRVSVVGEFNYWDGRRHVMRFHRDNGIWDIFIPAVKLNALYKFEIRDANGNVREKADPYAFGAELRPTTASVVRGLPDKVEEPAFRAQANAIDSPISIYEVHLGSWKRNPENNYWLTYEQLATELVSYVKEMGFTHIELLPVSEYPFDGSWGYQATGLYAPTSRFGSPEELRHLIKAAHDAGIGVILDWVVGHFPTDDHGLNHFDGTALYEHADPREGYHQDWNTLIYNFGRTEVKNFLQGNALYWIERFGFDGLRVDAVASMVYRDYSRKQGEWIPNQYGGNENLEAVAFLRDTNTMLKNEVPSATEVAEESTSFANVTRQEGLNFSYKWNMGWMNDTLHYMMEDPINRKYHHNKMTFGMMYQYSENFVLPLSHDEVVHGKRSLLGRMPGDCWQQFANLRAYYGFMYGYPGKKLLFMGSEFAQGREWNYNEGLDWFLLDQEGGWHRGMQDYVRELNHVYKDTAPLYQLDQWPEGFEWLVADDGDNSVFVFERRDREGNRVIVISNFTPVVRENYRFGVNQAGVYREIMNSDNTAYKGSGVSGGEEIRTDEIGSHGRAQSLSLTIPPLATVYLYKEADKAAVEEQSGE; translated from the coding sequence ATGAATGACAACGTTTTGACGGAGCGGGCCGCGGGTTTGGGCATCGATGCCGGTTTTTACGACATCAACGGAATGTACCACGTTACGAAACCCGAAGTGATGGAGGCCATCGTCCATACTTTGCAGCAGAACCACGTTTCAGACGGCCTTTTTTCAGACGGCCTCTATGATGATACGGTTGCGCTGCACGAATTTCGGCAGGAGCGGGTGAGCGTACCGGCCGGATTCCTTGATGCGCAGGCGGTGATGGTGAGGACCGAAGGCGGAGAAACGCTGCCTGCCCGATTATGTGAAGAAAACGGCAGCGCATGGGTGCTCCTGCCGGAGCTGCCCTGCGGTTATCACAATTTGTCGGTGTACGGCGACGGCAAAAGTTATCAGGTGATGTTGATCGTTGCACCGGATACGGTTTACCGGCCGGCAGGTCTTTCAGACGGCCTGCGGATGAACGGGCTGACCGTGCAGCTTTACGGCCTGCGTTCCCAGCGCAACTGGGGCATAGGCGATTTTACCGATTTGGCGCAACTGATGGAGTATGCGGGCGGGCGCGGGCTTGAGTTTGTCGGCATCAATCCGCTGCACGCGCTGTTTACGTCGCAGCCGGCGTTTGCCAGCCCGTACAGTCCGTCTTCGCGTTCGCGGCTGAATCCGGTTTATTTGGATGTGGAACAGGTCGGCGCGTTTTCTTATTCCGAAAAAGCGCGCAAGTGGCTGAACCGGTCCGCGCTTAAAAAACGCCTGGCCGCATTGCGTCTGACCGATACGGTGGCGTATGCCTCGGTGTGGGAACTGAAACGCGATGCACTGCAAATCGCGTTCGATGCTTTCGAACAAGACGGCAGCGCGCAGGCGCAGTTGGACAGGGCGGCGTTTCAGGACTTTGTGGCCCGTGAAGGCAGTGATTTGTACGGGTTCGGCCTGTTTGAGGCGCTTGACCAGTATTACGGCAAAACGGACGCGGTCGGCTGGACGGTCTGGCCGGAGGAGTTCCGCGACCCGTATAGCAAGGCCGTGCAGAATTTCGCCAAGTCGCACGGGCGGGAAATCCACTTTTATATGTGGCTGCAATGGCTCTGTGCCGAACAGCTTGCCAAAGTCAACGAGGCGGCGGAACGTAACGGGGTGAAACTCGGCATCTACGGGGATTTGGCCGTCGGCGCGGCTAGGAGCGGCGCGGATACTTGGCTTGACCGCGGCAGTTACTGTATGGATATGTCCGTCGGCGCGCCGCCCGACCCGATGGGGCCGACGGGACAAAACTGGGGCCTGCCGCCGTTGAATCCGCAGGCGCTCAAGCGTGCGGGTTATCGCAAGTTTGTTGAAATTTTGCGTAAAAACATGCATTTGTACGGCGTGTTGCGCATCGATCATGTAATGGCGTTGTGCCGCCTGTGGTGGGTGGTCGGCGACAAAACGGCGGATTTCGGCGCGTATGTGCATTATGACGCACCGGTCATGTTCGCCATACTGGCTTTGGAAAGCCACCGCAACCGTTGCGTGGTCATCGGCGAGGATTTGGGTACGGTGCCCGACGAGGCGCGCCATCTGCTCAACCATTACAAGGTTTTCTCTTACAAGGTCATGTATTTCAGCAAAAACCAAGACGGTTTCGAGCTGCCGGAACATTATCCGGTGCAGTCCGTTACGGTGATCAGCACCCACGATGTCGCGCCGCTGGCCGGATATTGGACGGGACGCGATTTGGAAATCATGCACCGGCTGGGTACGCTGCCCGACGACGCGGCTTTTCAGACGGCCTCGGAACAGCGCAAACGCGATAAGGCCGATTTGTTCGCCAAACTCAAGCAGACGGGCTGCCTGCCGCAGCAGGCGGAGATGCCGTCTGAAATGACGGAGGAACTGCTGGACGCGGTACACCGTTACGGTGCGTTGAGCAGCAGCAGGCTTTATGCCGTACAGCTTGAAAATTTATTGGGCGTAACCGAAAACCTGAACGTGCCGGGGGTGGCCGAAGGCTACCCCAACTGGGCGTGCAGGCTGCCGGTTGCGCTGGAGGATTTCCCCAACCACCGGCTGATGGCCGGACAACTTGCCATGATTGACGAGGTACGCATGAAAACAAACAGCAAAATCAAGGCCGCCAAAGCCTACCACGAGCTTGACCAAGCAGAGCGCGACACCATCGACAGCCTGTTTTCCGCCACCCACGGCGATCCGTTTGCCTACTTGGGCCGCCACCGTCTGGCGGAAGGCGGAGAAGTCGTGCGTACCCTGATTCCGGGCGCGTTCAGCGTGGATATTGTCAACCGCGAAACCGGAGAACTCATCGGGCCGTCTGAAAAAATCGACGACAGAGGTTTTTTCGTGGCCGTACTGCCCGACAGTTCGCCCGACTACGCCCTGAGCATCCGCTATAACGAAGATGCCGAAGCCGTGCGCGAAGAAGACCCGTATCGGTTCGGCACCGCCTTGCAGGACATGGATTTGTGGCTCTTGGCCGAAGGACGGCACCTGCGTCCGTATGAAGCCTTGGGCGCACATTTTGCCGAACTTGACGGCGTGAAAGGTGTGAGTTTCGCCGTATGGGCGCCGAACGCGCAGCGCGTATCGGTTGTCGGGGAGTTCAACTACTGGGATGGCCGCCGTCATGTGATGCGTTTCCACCGCGATAACGGCATCTGGGACATCTTCATTCCCGCCGTGAAACTGAACGCCCTGTATAAATTCGAAATCCGCGACGCCAACGGCAACGTGCGCGAAAAGGCCGACCCGTATGCGTTCGGCGCGGAGTTGCGTCCGACCACCGCGTCCGTGGTGCGCGGACTGCCCGACAAAGTGGAGGAACCGGCGTTCCGTGCTCAGGCCAACGCCATCGACAGCCCCATCAGTATTTACGAAGTGCATCTGGGTTCGTGGAAGCGCAATCCGGAAAACAATTACTGGCTGACTTATGAACAACTTGCCACGGAATTGGTAAGTTACGTCAAAGAGATGGGCTTTACCCATATCGAGCTTCTGCCCGTTTCCGAATATCCGTTTGACGGTTCGTGGGGGTATCAGGCAACTGGCCTTTATGCGCCGACCAGCCGCTTCGGTTCGCCCGAAGAATTGCGCCATTTGATTAAGGCCGCCCATGATGCGGGCATCGGCGTCATCCTCGACTGGGTGGTCGGACACTTCCCGACCGACGACCACGGCCTCAACCATTTCGACGGTACGGCCTTGTACGAACACGCCGACCCGCGCGAGGGCTACCACCAAGACTGGAATACGTTGATTTACAACTTCGGCCGCACCGAAGTCAAAAACTTCCTGCAAGGCAACGCGCTTTACTGGATAGAGCGTTTCGGCTTCGACGGCCTGCGTGTGGACGCGGTCGCCTCTATGGTTTACCGCGACTATTCCCGCAAACAGGGCGAGTGGATTCCTAACCAGTACGGCGGCAACGAAAATCTGGAAGCGGTGGCGTTTTTGCGCGACACCAACACCATGCTGAAAAACGAAGTGCCTTCGGCTACCGAAGTTGCCGAAGAGTCGACCTCGTTTGCCAACGTAACCCGTCAGGAAGGTCTGAATTTCAGCTATAAATGGAATATGGGCTGGATGAACGATACGCTGCACTACATGATGGAAGACCCCATCAACCGCAAATATCATCACAATAAAATGACCTTCGGCATGATGTACCAGTACAGTGAAAACTTCGTACTGCCGTTGTCGCACGATGAAGTGGTGCACGGCAAACGTTCGCTGCTGGGCCGGATGCCGGGCGACTGCTGGCAGCAGTTTGCCAACCTGCGCGCCTACTACGGCTTTATGTACGGCTACCCCGGCAAAAAACTGCTGTTTATGGGCAGCGAATTTGCCCAAGGCCGCGAGTGGAACTACAACGAAGGGCTGGATTGGTTCCTGCTCGACCAAGAGGGTGGCTGGCACCGAGGTATGCAGGACTATGTGCGCGAGTTGAACCATGTCTACAAAGACACTGCGCCGCTCTACCAGCTTGACCAATGGCCGGAAGGTTTCGAGTGGCTGGTGGCCGATGACGGCGACAATTCGGTATTCGTATTCGAACGCCGCGACCGCGAAGGCAACCGCGTCATCGTTATCAGCAACTTCACGCCGGTGGTGCGCGAAAACTACCGTTTCGGCGTCAATCAGGCCGGCGTGTACCGCGAGATTATGAATTCCGACAACACCGCCTACAAAGGCAGCGGCGTATCGGGCGGCGAAGAAATCCGCACCGATGAAATCGGTTCGCACGGCAGGGCGCAGTCGCTGTCGCTGACCATCCCGCCGCTGGCGACGGTTTATCTGTATAAAGAGGCGGATAAAGCGGCAGTTGAGGAACAATCCGGCGAATAA
- the glgX gene encoding glycogen debranching protein GlgX, which yields MTAATWHIEEGVPYPMGATLTNEGVNFTLFSINAEKVELCLFDGDVETRLTLPDRVGSVFYGFVPGVRAGQRYGFRVYGRENAARGSCFNPQKLLIDPYSKKIDGKPVYRNEEELAWFHHTDERDNAHIAPKSIVAGKSRFNWGNDKHPNTPWGRTVLYEAHVKGLTKQFPHLKHKGTYQALSDPRLVDYLKKLGITAVELLPIHQHLDEYHLQRQGLSNYWGYNTYSHFAVEPSYAVNPANAEDELKKAVRTLHKAGIEVILDVVYNHTAEQDGQGPMLCQRGIDNTLWYWLNGDGYYENWSGCGNTLNIVRRDVTRWAADSLRYWVEEFHVDGFRFDLGTVLGREPDFQAYGRFFQVVYQDPVLASRKLIVEAWDIGEGGYHLGNFPQPFAEWNGRFRDDMRAFWVWESGSLGAFAERLAGSSDIFCHSGRRPSASINFITAHDGFTLHDLVSYNEKHNVANGEENRDGHNENISYNHGVEGETYDIHVLNDREYTAKALLASLLMANGTPMLLAGDEFGNSQGGNNNGYCQDNSISWLDWPDKRHGLQTYVQELIAVRNRIRLLNEDQWWNEQRVQWLSSDGLAMGETCWHNRGIKAMQVLIDGEWLLLVNAKRSQQLFNLPQGQWEMSCVPSKKFNYNSAKCTVEHMGIWILHKKG from the coding sequence ATGACTGCCGCAACATGGCATATCGAAGAAGGTGTGCCTTACCCGATGGGTGCCACCTTGACCAATGAGGGCGTGAATTTCACCCTGTTTTCCATCAATGCCGAAAAAGTAGAATTGTGCTTGTTCGACGGTGATGTCGAAACGCGCCTGACCCTGCCTGACCGGGTCGGTTCGGTGTTTTACGGTTTCGTTCCGGGCGTAAGGGCGGGGCAGCGGTACGGCTTTCGCGTATACGGCAGGGAAAATGCCGCGCGCGGTTCGTGTTTCAATCCGCAGAAGCTGCTGATAGACCCGTATTCCAAAAAAATCGACGGCAAGCCCGTTTACCGCAACGAGGAAGAACTGGCTTGGTTTCATCACACGGACGAGCGCGACAATGCGCATATCGCCCCAAAAAGCATAGTGGCCGGCAAAAGCCGGTTCAACTGGGGCAACGACAAACACCCAAATACGCCGTGGGGCAGGACGGTGCTTTACGAAGCCCACGTCAAAGGTCTGACCAAGCAATTTCCGCATCTGAAACACAAAGGTACTTATCAGGCTTTGTCTGATCCGCGCCTCGTCGATTATCTGAAGAAACTGGGCATCACCGCCGTCGAACTGCTGCCCATCCACCAGCATCTGGACGAATACCATCTGCAACGGCAAGGCCTGAGCAATTACTGGGGCTACAACACCTATTCCCATTTTGCGGTCGAGCCGTCGTATGCCGTCAATCCCGCCAACGCGGAAGACGAGTTGAAAAAAGCCGTGCGCACGCTGCACAAAGCCGGTATCGAAGTGATTTTGGATGTGGTCTACAACCATACCGCCGAGCAGGACGGGCAAGGGCCGATGCTTTGCCAGCGGGGGATAGACAATACCCTTTGGTACTGGCTCAACGGCGACGGATACTATGAAAACTGGTCGGGGTGCGGCAATACGCTGAATATCGTCCGCCGCGACGTAACCCGCTGGGCGGCCGACAGCCTGCGCTATTGGGTGGAAGAGTTCCATGTGGACGGATTCCGCTTCGATTTGGGTACGGTATTGGGCCGCGAACCTGATTTTCAGGCCTACGGGCGGTTTTTCCAAGTCGTATACCAAGACCCGGTGCTGGCCTCGCGCAAACTGATTGTCGAAGCATGGGACATCGGCGAAGGCGGCTACCATTTGGGGAATTTCCCGCAGCCGTTCGCCGAGTGGAACGGCCGTTTCCGCGACGACATGCGCGCGTTCTGGGTGTGGGAGAGCGGCAGTTTGGGCGCGTTTGCCGAGCGGCTGGCCGGTTCGTCGGATATTTTCTGCCACAGCGGGCGCCGTCCGTCGGCCAGCATCAACTTCATCACCGCCCACGACGGCTTTACGCTGCACGATTTAGTCAGCTACAACGAAAAACACAACGTGGCCAACGGTGAGGAAAACCGCGACGGCCACAATGAAAACATCAGCTACAACCACGGTGTGGAAGGCGAGACCTACGACATCCATGTGTTGAACGACCGCGAATACACGGCCAAAGCACTGCTGGCCTCGCTCCTCATGGCCAACGGTACGCCGATGCTGCTGGCAGGCGATGAGTTCGGCAACAGCCAGGGGGGCAACAACAACGGTTATTGTCAGGACAATTCGATTAGCTGGCTCGACTGGCCGGACAAAAGACACGGGCTACAGACTTATGTACAGGAACTGATTGCCGTGCGCAACCGCATCAGGCTGCTGAACGAAGACCAGTGGTGGAACGAGCAGCGGGTACAGTGGTTGTCTTCAGACGGCCTCGCAATGGGCGAAACATGTTGGCATAACCGCGGCATCAAGGCGATGCAGGTGCTGATAGACGGCGAATGGCTGCTTTTGGTCAATGCAAAACGCAGCCAGCAGTTGTTTAACCTTCCTCAAGGACAATGGGAAATGTCCTGTGTGCCATCTAAAAAATTTAATTACAACAGCGCCAAATGTACGGTCGAGCATATGGGGATATGGATTTTGCACAAAAAAGGCTGA
- a CDS encoding glycogen/starch/alpha-glucan phosphorylase — translation MAKKKQPISGFEYVMPKPDAETIRKSIVYKLIFILGVDPNDATEHQWLNAAMLAARDLIAEDFLKTRRAHIDNGKRMVYYLSMEFLLGRAFVNALINEGVYAEFAEAFKQLGKEFANICEQEQDPGLGNGGLGRLAACFLDSLATLRIPAMGYGIRYQYGMFKQEIVDGQQVEKPDLWLDQDLAWQIGRPSKQYAVSFGGQVINMGDKKEWHPSEEISAMAYDEIIPGYGGDVANPLRLWTAHAGNRFDLADFNRGDYASAVRAQNSDENISRVLYPNDSTDSGRELRLKQEYFLVSASVQDIVARHKCRFPSIKNLADKVAIHLNDTHPVLAIPELMRILIDEEGIAWTEAWNMCCKIFSYTNHTLMSEALETWPVDLMGRLLPRHLDIIFEINAYFLNALRAIGNFDDDFVRRVSIIDENNGRRVRMAWLAVIGSHKVNGVAKIHSDLMTTSIFADFAKVFPERFTNVTNGVTPRRWINIANPPLTAFLDKHLGEDDWRLHLDNLTRLNEKVDDTRIQNEFAKVKKAAKTRLARYIENELGIKVSTDALFDVQIKRIHEYKRQALNVMHIVDRYNKILENPDFDWQPRVFVFSGKAASAYYMAKKIIRLINDVAKIINNDERIRDLIKVVYIPNYSVSLAEIIIPAADLHEQISLAGTEASGTSNMKFALNGALCMGTLDGANVEILEKVGADNCFIFGNTVEQVEEIRRNGYDPLGYIERDNDLRRVVNQISNGTFSPEEPNRYNDVLQPYGDYYQLMADFRSYIDTQYRADEHYRNAKKWRRSALINIANMGFFSSDRSIADYCRDIWFIKPLTEKELPSSDV, via the coding sequence ATGGCTAAGAAAAAACAACCTATCTCTGGCTTTGAATACGTTATGCCGAAACCGGATGCCGAAACCATCCGTAAATCTATCGTATACAAGCTGATTTTCATTTTGGGCGTCGATCCCAACGATGCAACCGAACACCAGTGGCTCAATGCCGCGATGTTGGCTGCGCGCGACCTGATTGCGGAAGACTTCCTTAAAACCCGCCGCGCCCACATCGACAACGGCAAACGCATGGTTTACTACCTCTCCATGGAATTCCTGTTGGGACGCGCCTTCGTCAACGCCTTGATTAACGAAGGCGTGTATGCCGAATTTGCCGAGGCGTTCAAACAGTTGGGTAAAGAGTTCGCCAACATCTGCGAACAAGAACAAGACCCCGGTTTGGGCAACGGCGGTTTGGGCCGCCTGGCCGCCTGCTTCCTCGACTCGCTCGCCACCTTGCGCATTCCCGCCATGGGCTACGGCATCCGCTATCAATACGGCATGTTCAAACAAGAAATCGTGGACGGTCAGCAAGTGGAAAAACCCGATTTGTGGCTCGACCAAGATTTGGCATGGCAAATCGGCCGTCCGAGCAAACAATACGCCGTCAGCTTCGGCGGACAGGTCATCAATATGGGTGACAAAAAAGAATGGCATCCGAGCGAAGAAATTTCCGCGATGGCATACGATGAAATCATTCCCGGCTACGGCGGCGACGTCGCCAACCCGTTGCGCCTGTGGACAGCTCACGCCGGTAACCGCTTCGATTTGGCAGACTTCAACCGCGGCGATTACGCTTCCGCCGTTCGCGCGCAAAACAGCGATGAAAACATCTCGCGCGTCCTCTATCCGAACGACTCCACCGACAGCGGCCGCGAACTGCGCCTGAAACAGGAATATTTCCTGGTTTCCGCATCCGTACAAGACATCGTGGCGCGCCACAAATGCCGTTTCCCCAGCATCAAAAACCTTGCCGATAAAGTCGCCATCCACTTGAACGACACCCACCCTGTGTTGGCGATTCCCGAGCTGATGCGCATCCTGATTGACGAAGAAGGCATTGCATGGACCGAAGCATGGAATATGTGTTGTAAGATTTTCTCTTACACCAACCACACCCTGATGAGCGAAGCCTTGGAAACTTGGCCGGTCGATTTGATGGGCCGCCTGCTGCCGCGCCACTTGGACATCATCTTTGAAATCAACGCCTACTTCCTGAATGCCCTGCGCGCCATCGGCAACTTCGACGACGACTTCGTCCGCCGCGTGTCCATCATCGATGAGAACAACGGCCGCCGCGTCCGCATGGCATGGCTGGCAGTCATCGGTTCGCACAAAGTCAACGGCGTGGCGAAAATCCACTCCGACCTGATGACTACTTCCATCTTCGCCGACTTTGCCAAAGTGTTCCCCGAACGCTTCACCAACGTGACCAACGGCGTAACCCCGCGCCGCTGGATCAACATCGCCAATCCGCCGCTGACCGCCTTCCTCGACAAACATCTCGGCGAAGACGACTGGCGCCTGCATTTGGACAATCTGACTAGGCTCAATGAAAAAGTAGACGATACTCGCATTCAAAACGAGTTTGCCAAAGTGAAAAAAGCGGCCAAAACCCGTCTGGCGCGTTACATCGAAAACGAACTGGGCATCAAAGTCAGTACCGACGCGCTGTTCGACGTGCAGATTAAACGCATTCACGAATACAAGCGCCAGGCGTTGAACGTGATGCACATCGTCGACCGCTACAACAAAATTCTGGAAAACCCGGATTTCGACTGGCAGCCGCGCGTGTTTGTCTTTTCCGGTAAAGCGGCATCCGCCTATTACATGGCCAAGAAAATCATCCGCCTGATTAACGACGTTGCCAAAATCATCAATAACGACGAACGCATCCGCGACCTAATTAAAGTCGTTTACATTCCCAATTACAGCGTGAGCCTTGCCGAAATCATCATTCCGGCCGCCGACCTGCACGAGCAGATTTCCCTTGCCGGTACCGAAGCATCGGGTACCAGCAACATGAAATTCGCCCTCAACGGCGCACTCTGCATGGGTACGCTGGACGGCGCGAACGTTGAAATTCTGGAAAAAGTCGGTGCCGACAACTGCTTTATCTTCGGCAATACCGTAGAGCAGGTGGAAGAAATCCGCCGCAACGGTTACGACCCGCTGGGCTATATCGAACGCGACAACGACCTGCGCCGCGTCGTTAACCAAATCAGCAATGGCACCTTCTCACCCGAAGAGCCGAACCGTTACAACGATGTGCTGCAACCCTACGGCGACTACTACCAACTGATGGCTGATTTCCGCAGCTATATCGATACCCAGTATCGAGCCGACGAGCATTACCGCAACGCCAAAAAATGGCGCCGTTCGGCCTTAATCAATATTGCCAATATGGGCTTCTTCTCGTCCGACCGTTCGATTGCCGATTACTGCCGCGACATCTGGTTCATCAAACCGCTGACTGAAAAAGAGCTACCCAGCAGCGACGTTTAA